A window of Microcystis aeruginosa FD4 contains these coding sequences:
- a CDS encoding diflavin flavoprotein — MVALITPKPAKTSRLTTQIQKIAENTFTLRCLDWDRDRFDIEFGLENGTTYNSFVIQGEKTALIDTSHRKFDRLYLDELTKLININHLDYLIISHTEPDHSGLVKEVLELVPEVTVVGAKVAMQFLENMVHRPFKQLIVKSGDTLDLGNGHVLEFVSAPNLHWPDTIFTFDAKTATLFTCDAFGMHFCDDQTYDREKELLEADFQTYYDCLMRPNARSVLGAIKRIEKFEINLIATGHGPLLKHHISDWVGRYQTWSQEQTSADTLVAVFFTQDYGQSEHLATMISQGLTKTDVVTELVDMNNADPHEVRELINQSKGVVIGMPPQSSLINQTILSTILASVNGKQAVGLFESGGGEDEPIFPLRNKLQEMVAIEAFPPLLVKDNPSQSLDFIADEAGTDLGQWLSREKTIKQIKSINNDLEKALGRISTGLYLITSQKADLSSAMIASWVTQASLNPLGVAIAVAKDRAMVSFLQPSDTFVLNVLAEDNYQKLMKHFLKRFSPGANRFEGIKTYTANNGSPILADALAYIECEVTSRLDCGDHWVVYCTVNTGRVARLDTLTAVHHRKVGNHY, encoded by the coding sequence AAAAAATAGCCGAAAATACCTTTACCTTACGCTGTTTGGATTGGGACCGCGATCGCTTTGATATCGAATTTGGTTTAGAAAACGGTACCACTTATAACTCTTTTGTTATTCAAGGGGAAAAAACCGCCCTAATTGATACATCTCACCGCAAATTCGATCGCCTTTATCTGGATGAATTAACTAAACTAATCAACATCAATCATCTTGATTATTTAATTATCAGTCACACCGAACCCGACCACAGTGGTTTAGTCAAAGAAGTTTTAGAATTAGTCCCAGAAGTTACCGTGGTGGGGGCAAAAGTTGCCATGCAATTCCTCGAAAACATGGTACACAGACCCTTTAAACAGTTAATCGTTAAAAGTGGTGATACTTTAGATTTAGGTAATGGTCATGTCTTAGAATTTGTTTCGGCCCCTAATCTTCATTGGCCTGATACTATCTTCACTTTTGATGCTAAAACTGCCACCCTTTTTACCTGTGATGCCTTCGGAATGCACTTTTGCGATGATCAAACCTATGATCGAGAAAAAGAGCTGCTAGAAGCCGATTTTCAAACCTATTATGACTGTCTGATGCGACCGAATGCTCGTTCGGTTTTAGGGGCAATTAAAAGAATCGAGAAATTTGAGATTAATCTCATTGCCACTGGTCACGGTCCCCTATTAAAACACCATATTTCTGATTGGGTGGGACGCTATCAAACTTGGAGTCAAGAACAAACTTCTGCCGATACTTTAGTGGCTGTATTCTTTACCCAAGATTACGGACAAAGCGAACATTTAGCTACTATGATCAGTCAGGGGTTGACTAAAACTGATGTGGTGACAGAATTAGTCGATATGAATAATGCTGATCCCCACGAAGTCAGAGAATTAATCAATCAATCGAAGGGAGTTGTCATCGGAATGCCTCCCCAATCTTCCCTGATTAACCAGACGATTTTAAGCACGATTCTTGCTTCAGTCAATGGCAAACAAGCAGTAGGATTATTTGAGTCAGGAGGTGGGGAAGATGAACCAATTTTTCCCTTAAGAAATAAATTACAGGAAATGGTCGCGATCGAAGCTTTTCCTCCTCTTTTAGTTAAAGACAATCCCAGTCAATCCCTCGATTTTATTGCCGATGAAGCAGGAACCGACCTCGGCCAATGGTTAAGCCGAGAAAAAACGATTAAACAAATTAAGTCGATTAACAACGACTTAGAAAAAGCTCTAGGACGTATTAGCACCGGATTATACCTAATTACTTCACAAAAAGCTGATTTATCTAGCGCCATGATTGCCTCTTGGGTGACACAAGCAAGTTTAAATCCTTTAGGTGTGGCGATTGCAGTGGCTAAAGATCGGGCAATGGTATCCTTTTTACAGCCTAGCGATACCTTTGTTTTAAATGTTTTGGCTGAGGATAATTATCAGAAATTAATGAAACATTTCCTCAAGCGTTTCTCTCCCGGTGCCAATCGTTTTGAAGGCATTAAAACCTATACTGCTAACAATGGATCACCAATTTTAGCCGATGCCTTAGCTTACATAGAATGTGAAGTCACCAGTCGTTTAGATTGCGGCGATCATTGGGTAGTTTATTGTACCGTTAATACCGGACGAGTTGCCCGTTTAGATACCTTAACTGCTGTCCATCATCGCAAAGTTGGCAATCATTATTAA
- a CDS encoding phosphate-starvation-inducible PsiE family protein — protein sequence MYEPIKKPSPMMVRVVQVLEMIQDLIVISLCIGLFSFMVLEVREMFMSLLPPIQFRIVTADILFLLILVELFRLLIIYLQEKRVSIGVAVEVSIVSVLRELIVRGVLETNWTQVLAACAFLIVLGALMVLRVWLPPTFEGIDPEQKVSERYRQHLVKDLTEINSKT from the coding sequence ATGTACGAACCAATTAAAAAACCTTCCCCAATGATGGTGAGAGTAGTGCAAGTCTTAGAAATGATTCAAGATTTAATTGTCATTTCTCTCTGTATTGGTTTATTTAGCTTCATGGTGTTAGAAGTCAGAGAAATGTTTATGTCTCTGCTGCCACCGATTCAATTTCGGATTGTTACCGCCGATATTTTATTCCTCTTAATTCTGGTAGAATTGTTCCGATTGTTAATTATTTATTTGCAAGAAAAACGAGTTTCTATCGGTGTTGCCGTGGAAGTTTCTATCGTCTCGGTTTTGCGAGAATTAATTGTCAGAGGAGTCCTAGAAACTAATTGGACACAAGTATTAGCAGCCTGTGCTTTTCTAATAGTTCTCGGTGCCTTAATGGTGTTAAGAGTTTGGCTTCCTCCCACCTTTGAAGGTATCGATCCCGAACAAAAAGTTTCTGAGCGTTATCGTCAACATTTAGTTAAAGACTTAACTGAAATAAACAGCAAAACTTAA